In the Hordeum vulgare subsp. vulgare chromosome 7H, MorexV3_pseudomolecules_assembly, whole genome shotgun sequence genome, one interval contains:
- the LOC123413168 gene encoding uncharacterized mitochondrial protein AtMg00810-like — MLIYVDDIIVTSSSVQAVEALLSDLRMDFALKDLGSLHYFLGIEVTSTDNGIALSQGKYLLDLLQRVNMNGCKPASTPLSTSEKLSLFDGHALGDGDSTNYRSVVGALQYLTLTRPDICFSVNKVCQFLHAPTSVHWTAVKRILRYLQGTITHGLRISKSDSMLVSAFSDADWAGCPDDRKSTGGFAVFVGSNLVSWTARKQPTVSRSSTEAEYKALANATAEVIWVQNLLTELGISHPKSASLWCDNLGATYLSANPIFHARTKHIEIDYHFVRERVAQKLLHIRFIPTGDQFADGFTKPLTLR; from the coding sequence ATGCtcatatatgtggatgacattattGTTACTAGTTCCTCTGTACAAGCAGTTGAAGCCCTCCTCAGTGATCTTCGCATGGACTTTGCACTCAAAGATCTTGGATCCCTGCATTATTTTCTTGGTATTGAGGTAACTTCTACTGATAATGGTATTGCTTTATCTCAAGGGAAATATTTGCTTGATTTGCTTCAACGAGTCAATATGAATGGTTGCAAACCTGCCAGTACTCCTTTGTCTACTTCTGAAAAGTTGTCTTTGTTTGATGGACATGCTCTTGGAGATGGGGATTCTACCAACTATCGCAGTGTTGTTGGTGCTTTGCAATACTTAACTCTTACTAGACCAGATATTTGTTTTTCGGTCAACAAGGTATGTCAATTCTTGCATGCTCCAACCTCTGTtcactggacggcagtcaagCGTATACTTCGGTATTTACAAGGCACTATCACCCATGGTCTGCGTATCTCTAAGTCAGATTCCATGTTAGTCAGCGCATTCTCTGATGCagattgggctggttgccctgatGACAGAAAGTCTACTGGTGGTTTTGCTGTTTTTGTTGGTAGTAATCTTGTGTCTTGGACTGCACGAAAGCAACCTACAGTTTCTCGCTCTAGCACAGAGGCTGAGTACAAAGCACTTGCTAATGCTACTGCCGAGGTAATATGGGTACAGAACCTTTTGACTGAGCTGGGTATTTCTCATCCTAAGTCTGCCTCCCTATGGTGTGATAATTTAGGAGCTACATACTTATCTGCAAATCCTATTTTTCATGCACGGACAAAGCATATTGAAATTGATTATCACTTTGTCCGTGAGAGAGTGGCTCAGAAACTGCTACACATACGGTTTATTCCCACTGGTGATCAATTTGCTGATGGCTTTACTAAACCTCTTACTCTTCGCTAG